The following are encoded in a window of Thamnophis elegans isolate rThaEle1 chromosome 14, rThaEle1.pri, whole genome shotgun sequence genomic DNA:
- the LOC116517564 gene encoding C-factor-like, translating into MAKSMDLSIFSVLVTGSDRGIGLGLVKRFLELPSPPKWVFATTLDLEGEDNQELKELACKYPNLVVLQLDVTKLESVQAVVKEMQKCVGESGLTLLINNAGLTVGNDLDRENAKDMMRVYSVNTIGPLQMSQACLPLLKMAARRSPCQGLSACKAAIINISSILSSIELMERWDTIKVVAYRCSKTALNMLTKCQSLDYSAYGILCVAIHPGRVKTSEREADLSVEESTKGILTVLSMLSDEDNGTLVDWLGRRIPW; encoded by the exons ATGGCGAAGTCAATGGATTTATCCATTTTCAGCGTTCTGGTGACAGGATCGGATCGGGGGATCGGCCTGGGTCTGGTGAAGAGGTTTCTGGAGCTCCCTTCTCCACCCAAATGGGTCTTTGCTACAACCCTTGATCTGGAGGGAGAAGATAACCAG GAACTGAAGGAATTAGCATGCAAATATCCGAATCTGGTGGTTTTGCAATTAG ATGTCACTAAACTTGAGAGCGTCCAGGCGGTggtgaaagaaatgcagaagtgTGTTGGAGAAAGTGGTTTGACCCTCCTTATCAACAATGCTGGCCTTACGGTGGGCAACGATCTGGACAGGGAAAATGCCAAGGACATGATGAGGGTGTATTCTGTCAATACTATTGGGCCCCTGCAAATGAGTCAG GCCTGCTTGCCTCTGCTGAAGATGGCAGCCCGGAGAAGTCCATGTCAAGGACTGAGTGCCTGCAAAGCAGCCATTATCAATATCTCCAGCATCTTAAGCTCAATTGAACTTATGGAACGTTGGGACACTATAAAAGTGGTTGCCTACCGCTGCAGTAAG ACTGCTCTAAATATGCTCACCAAATGCCAGTCCCTGGACTATTCAGCTTATGGAATTCTGTGTGTCGCCATCCATCCTGGTCGAGTGAAAACATCTGAAAGGGAA GCGGATTTATCTGTGGAAGAGAGCACGAAGGGCATCCTGACTGTGCTGTCCATGCTTTCTGATGAGGACAACGGGACCCTGGTGGATTGGTTGGGCCGCCGAATTCCTTGGTGA